From Cellulomonas fimi ATCC 484, a single genomic window includes:
- a CDS encoding cell division protein FtsQ/DivIB, with protein MTTYTAGSRTLASRGGPVAPPVVSPTSVARFEERARARRTVARRKAAGIAGGVVVSGALGWLLLLSPVLALEPGEVRVEGAGTVVAVDQVLATVGAHTGTPLPRLDTVGLRDEVLEVPGVREARVTRAWPHGLLVVLVAREPVVAVPEEGGAGFALLDMEGVQVGRVEAAPEGLPVADVPVGEARTLRAVLDVLEQLPPELLAQVQGVSARTQDTVTMQLRDGVRVDWGSAAETPLKIAVLSTLRSSGAAAGATVIDVSAPRLPITR; from the coding sequence GTGACGACCTACACCGCCGGCTCGCGCACGCTGGCCAGTCGTGGCGGGCCGGTCGCGCCGCCTGTGGTCTCGCCGACGTCGGTCGCGCGGTTCGAGGAGCGGGCGCGGGCACGCCGGACCGTGGCGCGGCGCAAGGCGGCGGGGATCGCCGGCGGCGTCGTGGTGAGCGGGGCGCTCGGGTGGTTGCTGCTGCTGTCGCCCGTGCTCGCGCTCGAGCCGGGCGAGGTGCGGGTCGAGGGGGCCGGGACCGTCGTGGCGGTCGACCAGGTGCTCGCGACCGTGGGCGCCCACACGGGGACGCCGCTGCCGCGGCTCGACACCGTGGGGCTGCGGGACGAGGTGCTCGAGGTGCCCGGCGTGCGCGAGGCGCGCGTGACGCGCGCGTGGCCGCACGGGCTGCTCGTCGTGCTCGTCGCGCGCGAGCCTGTCGTCGCGGTGCCCGAGGAGGGCGGCGCGGGCTTCGCGCTGCTCGACATGGAGGGCGTGCAGGTGGGCCGGGTCGAGGCGGCGCCCGAGGGCCTGCCGGTCGCGGACGTGCCGGTCGGCGAGGCGCGCACGCTGCGGGCTGTGCTCGACGTCCTGGAGCAGCTGCCGCCCGAGCTGCTCGCGCAGGTGCAGGGCGTCTCGGCGCGGACGCAGGACACGGTGACGATGCAGCTGCGCGACGGTGTGCGGGTCGACTGGGGGTCCGCAGCCGAGACGCCGCTGAAGATCGCGGTGCTCTCGACGCTGCGCTCGTCGGGCGCGGCGGCCGGTGCGACCGTCATCGACGTGTCGGCGCCCCGCCTCCCGATCACCCGCTGA
- the murG gene encoding undecaprenyldiphospho-muramoylpentapeptide beta-N-acetylglucosaminyltransferase yields the protein MADAGAVLLAGGGTAGHVNPLLAVADALRARRPGVGLRVLGTAEGLESTLVPQHGLTLDVVPRVPLPRRPSGDMLRLPTRLRAAVQAAEDAIDAGGAQVVVGFGGYVSTPAYLAARRRGIPVVVHEQNARPGLANRLGSRWAAEVAVTFPGTVLPGAQVTGLPLRAAVADLLTRRDADAAGVRREAADLLGLAADRPTLLVSGGSLGAVSVNTAVVGAAAALLDGGAQVLHLTGRGKADAVREALTSVEGAERYQVREYLADMHLALAVADVALGRAGAGTVCELAALGIPAVYVPLPVGNGEQRLNAAPVVEAGGGVLVDDADLTPAWVGEHVPRLLVGPGAEQERARMGAAAATVGVRDAADRVAALVERHLPGGTA from the coding sequence GTGGCTGACGCCGGGGCCGTCCTGCTCGCCGGCGGCGGCACCGCCGGTCACGTCAACCCGCTGCTCGCGGTCGCCGACGCGCTGCGTGCCCGCCGGCCCGGCGTCGGCCTGCGGGTCCTCGGCACCGCCGAGGGCCTCGAGTCCACGCTCGTGCCGCAGCACGGCCTGACGCTCGACGTCGTCCCGCGCGTGCCGCTTCCCCGGCGTCCCTCGGGCGACATGCTGCGGCTTCCCACGCGCCTGCGCGCCGCGGTCCAGGCCGCGGAGGACGCGATCGACGCGGGCGGTGCCCAGGTGGTCGTCGGGTTCGGCGGCTACGTGAGCACGCCCGCCTACCTCGCGGCGCGCCGCCGCGGGATCCCCGTCGTGGTGCACGAGCAGAACGCCCGGCCGGGACTCGCGAACCGGCTCGGGTCGCGGTGGGCCGCCGAGGTCGCGGTGACCTTCCCCGGCACGGTGCTGCCCGGCGCGCAGGTCACCGGCCTGCCGCTGCGCGCGGCGGTCGCCGACCTGCTGACGCGCCGCGACGCGGACGCGGCCGGGGTGCGCCGTGAGGCCGCCGACCTCCTCGGTCTCGCCGCGGACCGGCCCACGCTGCTCGTCTCGGGCGGCTCGCTGGGCGCCGTGAGCGTCAACACGGCCGTGGTGGGCGCGGCGGCCGCGCTGCTCGACGGCGGCGCGCAGGTGCTGCACCTGACGGGCCGCGGCAAGGCCGACGCGGTGCGCGAGGCACTCACCTCCGTCGAGGGGGCCGAGCGGTACCAGGTGCGCGAGTACCTCGCCGACATGCACCTGGCGCTCGCGGTCGCCGACGTCGCGCTGGGTCGCGCCGGTGCCGGCACGGTGTGCGAGCTCGCCGCGCTCGGGATCCCGGCCGTCTACGTCCCGCTGCCCGTCGGCAACGGCGAGCAGCGCCTCAACGCCGCGCCCGTCGTCGAGGCGGGCGGCGGCGTGCTCGTCGACGACGCGGACCTCACGCCCGCATGGGTGGGCGAGCACGTGCCGCGCCTGCTGGTCGGGCCGGGGGCCGAGCAGGAGCGCGCGCGCATGGGTGCTGCGGCCGCGACGGTCGGGGTCCGCGACGCCGCGGACCGCGTCGCGGCGCTCGTCGAGCGGCACCTGCCCGGGGGCACGGCATGA
- the murD gene encoding UDP-N-acetylmuramoyl-L-alanine--D-glutamate ligase, producing the protein MAALDLDGARVVVAGMGVTGRAAAEVLAARGARVVPVDDTAGDVLSTEELLAGTVLDRTDLVVVSPGLAPHHPLLRACAARGLTVWSEVELAWRVRVPTASGEPAPWLAVTGTNGKTTTVGMLESVLRAAGRDAVAVGNVGTPVVLAATDPARDVLAVELSSFQLHHTSSMSAQAAAVLNVAPDHLDWHGSMEAYAAAKGRVFEHAQVACVYNAADPMTEHLVREADVVDGCVAVGFTTGTPSVGQVGLVEDVLVDRGFARLRHTHAAELGTLADLHRLAGPDGAVPPHVVADALAAAALALAHGVEPEAVRDGLRAYAPGSHRIAPVAVLDGVAYVDDSKATNAHAAAASLASFGPGSVVWVAGGLAKGATFDELVASRRDRLRAVVLIGVDRAPLREALARHAPDVPVVEVDAGDTGSVMTRAVHEARRLAAGAPAGPATVLLAPACASMDQFASYADRGERFAAAVRALREDA; encoded by the coding sequence GTGGCTGCGCTCGACCTGGACGGTGCGCGCGTCGTCGTCGCCGGGATGGGGGTCACCGGCCGCGCCGCGGCGGAGGTGCTCGCGGCCCGCGGTGCTCGCGTCGTGCCCGTCGACGACACCGCGGGCGACGTCCTGTCCACCGAGGAGCTCCTCGCCGGGACCGTGCTCGACCGCACCGACCTCGTCGTCGTCTCCCCGGGCCTCGCGCCGCACCACCCGCTGCTGCGCGCGTGCGCCGCGCGCGGGCTGACGGTGTGGAGCGAGGTCGAGCTCGCGTGGCGCGTCCGCGTGCCCACGGCCTCCGGCGAGCCCGCCCCGTGGCTCGCCGTGACCGGGACCAACGGCAAGACGACCACCGTCGGGATGCTCGAGTCGGTGCTGCGCGCCGCGGGCCGCGACGCCGTCGCGGTCGGCAACGTCGGCACGCCCGTCGTGCTGGCCGCGACCGACCCCGCGCGCGACGTCCTGGCCGTCGAGCTGTCGAGCTTCCAGCTGCACCACACCTCGAGCATGTCCGCGCAGGCCGCCGCGGTGCTCAACGTCGCACCCGACCACCTGGACTGGCACGGCTCCATGGAGGCCTACGCGGCCGCGAAGGGCCGGGTCTTCGAGCACGCGCAGGTCGCGTGCGTGTACAACGCCGCGGACCCCATGACCGAGCACCTGGTGCGCGAGGCGGACGTCGTGGACGGGTGCGTCGCGGTCGGCTTCACGACCGGCACGCCGTCGGTCGGGCAGGTGGGCCTCGTCGAGGACGTCCTGGTCGACCGCGGCTTCGCGCGCCTGCGGCACACGCACGCCGCGGAGCTCGGCACGCTCGCCGACCTGCACCGCCTGGCCGGCCCGGACGGCGCCGTGCCGCCGCACGTCGTCGCCGACGCTCTCGCCGCGGCCGCGCTCGCGCTCGCGCACGGCGTGGAGCCGGAGGCGGTGCGCGACGGGCTCCGTGCCTACGCGCCCGGCTCGCACCGCATCGCGCCCGTCGCCGTCCTCGACGGCGTCGCCTACGTCGACGACTCCAAGGCCACCAACGCGCACGCCGCGGCTGCGTCCCTCGCGTCGTTCGGACCCGGCAGCGTCGTGTGGGTCGCCGGCGGGCTCGCGAAGGGGGCGACGTTCGACGAGCTCGTCGCGAGCCGGCGCGACCGGCTGCGGGCCGTCGTCCTCATCGGCGTCGACCGCGCGCCGCTGCGGGAGGCACTTGCCCGACACGCTCCGGACGTCCCGGTCGTCGAGGTGGACGCCGGTGACACTGGGTCGGTGATGACCCGCGCCGTGCACGAGGCCCGACGGCTCGCGGCGGGTGCCCCGGCCGGGCCCGCCACCGTCCTGCTCGCGCCCGCGTGCGCCTCGATGGACCAGTTCGCGTCGTACGCCGACCGCGGCGAGCGGTTCGCGGCCGCCGTGCGGGCGCTGCGCGAGGACGCCTGA
- the ftsZ gene encoding cell division protein FtsZ: MAAPQNYLAVIKVVGIGGGGVNAVNRMIEVGLKGVEFIAVNTDAQALLMSDADVKLDVGRELTRGLGAGADPEVGKKAAEDHAEEIEDVLRGADMVFVTAGEGGGTGTGGAPVVARIARSLGALTIGVVTRPFTFEGRRRSVQADTGIEALRAEVDTLIVIPNDRLLSISDRSVSVLDAFHSADQVLLSGVQGITDLITTPGLINLDFADVKSVMQGAGSALMGIGFARGEDRAVQAAEMAISSPLLEASIDGAHGVLLSIQGGSDLGLFEINEAARLVQEAAHPEANIIFGAVIDDALGDEVRVTVIAAGFDGGGPVVRRDARALGQVSGASVRQVPSVPTLPTPRPVVDPEDDVLPVGSYGTPRPAAVPQQHEVPAFLSTEAEPTPVTGALEVPRIFTEDASRREREELDVPDFLK; encoded by the coding sequence GTGGCAGCTCCGCAGAACTACCTGGCGGTCATCAAGGTCGTCGGCATCGGCGGCGGCGGCGTCAACGCCGTGAACCGCATGATCGAGGTCGGCCTCAAGGGTGTCGAGTTCATCGCCGTCAACACCGACGCCCAGGCCCTGCTCATGTCCGACGCGGACGTGAAGCTCGACGTCGGCCGCGAGCTCACGCGCGGCCTCGGCGCCGGCGCGGACCCCGAGGTCGGCAAGAAGGCCGCCGAGGACCACGCGGAGGAGATCGAGGACGTCCTGCGCGGCGCCGACATGGTCTTCGTCACCGCGGGCGAGGGCGGCGGCACGGGCACGGGCGGCGCGCCCGTGGTCGCGCGCATCGCCCGCTCGCTCGGCGCCCTCACCATCGGCGTCGTCACGCGGCCGTTCACGTTCGAGGGCCGTCGTCGCTCGGTGCAGGCCGACACGGGCATCGAGGCGCTCCGCGCCGAGGTCGACACGCTCATCGTCATCCCGAACGACCGCCTGCTGTCGATCTCCGACCGCTCGGTCTCGGTCCTCGACGCCTTCCACTCCGCCGACCAGGTGCTGCTGTCCGGCGTCCAGGGCATCACCGACCTCATCACCACGCCCGGCCTCATCAACCTCGACTTCGCCGACGTGAAGTCCGTCATGCAGGGCGCCGGCTCGGCGCTCATGGGCATCGGGTTCGCGCGCGGCGAGGACCGCGCCGTGCAGGCCGCCGAGATGGCGATCTCCTCGCCGCTGCTCGAGGCGTCGATCGACGGTGCCCACGGCGTCCTGCTGTCGATCCAGGGCGGCTCCGACCTCGGCCTGTTCGAGATCAACGAGGCCGCACGCCTCGTGCAGGAGGCCGCGCACCCCGAGGCGAACATCATCTTCGGCGCGGTCATCGACGACGCCCTCGGCGACGAGGTGCGTGTCACGGTCATCGCCGCGGGCTTCGACGGCGGCGGCCCGGTCGTGCGGCGTGACGCACGCGCGCTCGGCCAGGTGAGCGGCGCGTCGGTGCGGCAGGTCCCGAGCGTGCCGACGCTGCCGACGCCGCGCCCGGTCGTGGACCCCGAGGACGACGTCCTGCCCGTGGGGTCGTACGGGACGCCGCGGCCCGCCGCCGTCCCGCAGCAGCACGAGGTGCCCGCGTTCCTGTCGACCGAGGCGGAGCCGACGCCGGTGACCGGGGCGCTCGAGGTGCCGCGCATCTTCACCGAGGACGCGTCGCGGCGGGAGCGCGAGGAGCTCGACGTCCCCGACTTCCTCAAGTAG
- the murC gene encoding UDP-N-acetylmuramate--L-alanine ligase — MTGVHELGRVHLVGVGGAGMSAVAALLAARGLDVRGSDAADGPALPGLRAAGVRVHVGHDAEHVADADTLVVSSAVRESNPELAAARARGLRVLHRSEALAALMADRDAVAVAGAHGKTTTSAMAATALLHAGADPSFAIGGTVLTVDGALGGSRDGRGPAFVAEADESDGSFLAYEPLVAVVTNVEPDHLDHYGSREAFEDAFVAFVRRVRPGGVLVACADDEGAARLVETAAADLAAAGVRVVTYGRSAGAEVRVGEQRPADGGWDVDLTTDATTVTVHLAVPGTHNALDAAAAWAAVRALGIPAEEAARALGAFRGTGRRFEDRGTAGGVRVVDDYAHHPTEVAALLRAARTVAGDGRVLVLFQPHLYSRTRTFAREFGAALDLADVAVVTDVYAAREDPDPSVTGALLVEHVPTPGRATFVADRVDAARAVAAAARPGDLLLTVGAGDVTALAPVVLEALAARAADQGAP; from the coding sequence ATGACCGGCGTGCACGAGCTGGGCCGTGTCCACCTCGTCGGCGTGGGTGGTGCCGGGATGTCCGCGGTCGCCGCGCTGCTCGCCGCCCGCGGCCTCGACGTGCGCGGTTCCGACGCGGCCGACGGGCCCGCGCTGCCGGGCCTGCGCGCCGCGGGAGTGCGTGTGCACGTGGGGCACGACGCGGAGCACGTCGCCGATGCCGACACGCTCGTCGTGTCGTCGGCGGTGCGGGAGTCCAACCCCGAGCTCGCCGCCGCCCGCGCCCGGGGGCTGCGCGTGCTGCACCGGTCCGAGGCGCTCGCTGCTCTCATGGCGGACCGGGACGCGGTCGCGGTCGCCGGTGCGCACGGCAAGACGACGACGTCGGCGATGGCGGCCACGGCGCTGCTGCACGCGGGCGCGGACCCGTCGTTCGCCATCGGGGGAACCGTCCTCACCGTGGACGGTGCGCTCGGCGGGAGCCGGGACGGCCGGGGACCGGCGTTCGTGGCGGAGGCCGACGAGTCCGACGGGTCCTTCCTCGCCTACGAGCCCCTCGTGGCCGTGGTGACGAACGTCGAGCCGGACCACCTCGACCACTACGGCTCGCGCGAGGCGTTCGAGGACGCGTTCGTGGCGTTCGTGCGCCGCGTGCGGCCGGGCGGCGTCCTGGTCGCGTGCGCGGACGACGAGGGCGCGGCGCGCCTGGTCGAGACCGCAGCCGCGGACCTCGCCGCGGCCGGCGTGCGCGTCGTCACGTACGGGCGGTCCGCGGGCGCGGAGGTCCGCGTGGGCGAGCAGCGTCCCGCGGACGGCGGCTGGGACGTCGACCTCACGACGGACGCCACGACCGTGACCGTGCACCTCGCGGTCCCGGGCACCCACAACGCGCTCGACGCCGCCGCCGCGTGGGCCGCGGTGCGGGCTCTCGGGATCCCGGCCGAGGAGGCCGCGCGCGCCCTGGGGGCGTTCCGCGGCACGGGCCGCCGGTTCGAGGACCGCGGCACCGCGGGCGGCGTGCGCGTGGTCGACGACTACGCGCACCACCCGACCGAGGTCGCCGCCCTCCTGCGCGCGGCCCGCACGGTCGCGGGCGACGGCCGGGTGCTCGTGCTCTTCCAGCCGCACCTCTACTCCCGCACCCGCACGTTCGCGCGCGAGTTCGGTGCCGCCCTCGACCTCGCGGACGTCGCGGTCGTGACCGACGTGTACGCGGCCCGCGAGGACCCGGACCCGTCGGTGACGGGGGCGCTGCTCGTCGAGCACGTGCCGACGCCTGGCAGGGCGACGTTCGTCGCGGACCGCGTGGACGCGGCGCGGGCCGTCGCCGCGGCGGCCCGGCCGGGCGACCTGCTCCTGACCGTCGGCGCGGGGGACGTGACGGCGCTGGCCCCGGTGGTGCTCGAGGCGCTCGCGGCGCGAGCGGCGGACCAGGGCGCGCCGTGA
- the ftsW gene encoding putative lipid II flippase FtsW has product MADLHVTSRGTPRPVPAPSPADTEPRTSVLGQWNSAVTSYYVLIGTTALLLVIGLVMVLSSSSVESLDEGNSPYAVFFDQAKYALIGLPALLVLARVPARFLQAVAWPVLGVAIVFQLLVFVPGLGCGAGGNQNWVCVGGFSAQPSEAIKLALAVWLGAVLARKLPLLREWKHALIPAVPVAGVAVLVVLAGHDLGTALVLLLLVSGAMFVAGVPLRIFGVAAVLGAGVAAVLTVTSDNRTARIMSWLSADCDASSACYQTLHGGWGLASGGWGGLGLGESREKWSYLPAAHNDFIFAIIGEELGLIGTLLVLGLFGLMALAMVRVIRRHPDPFVRVTTGAILCWIIGQALVNVAVVIGLAPVIGLPLPLVSAGGSALIMTMAALGVVISFARSEPGAAEALAARAGVVRRSLAVVGRTRG; this is encoded by the coding sequence ATGGCCGACCTGCACGTCACCTCCCGCGGCACGCCGCGCCCCGTGCCCGCGCCGTCCCCCGCGGACACCGAGCCGCGCACCTCGGTGCTCGGGCAGTGGAACAGCGCCGTCACGAGCTACTACGTGCTCATCGGGACCACCGCGCTGCTGCTCGTCATCGGGCTCGTCATGGTCCTGTCGAGCTCGAGCGTCGAGTCGCTCGACGAGGGCAACTCGCCGTACGCCGTCTTCTTCGACCAGGCGAAGTACGCGCTGATCGGCCTGCCGGCCCTGCTCGTGCTCGCGCGCGTGCCCGCTCGCTTCCTGCAGGCCGTCGCGTGGCCCGTGCTGGGCGTCGCGATCGTCTTCCAGCTGCTCGTGTTCGTCCCCGGCCTCGGGTGCGGCGCGGGCGGGAACCAGAACTGGGTGTGCGTGGGTGGCTTCTCGGCGCAGCCCTCGGAGGCGATCAAGCTCGCGCTCGCGGTGTGGCTCGGCGCGGTCCTCGCGCGCAAGCTCCCGCTGCTGCGGGAGTGGAAGCACGCGCTGATCCCGGCGGTCCCGGTGGCGGGCGTCGCGGTGCTCGTGGTGCTCGCCGGGCACGACCTCGGCACCGCGCTCGTCCTGCTGCTCCTCGTCTCGGGCGCGATGTTCGTCGCGGGCGTCCCGCTGCGGATCTTCGGGGTGGCCGCCGTCCTCGGCGCCGGGGTCGCGGCGGTCCTCACCGTGACGAGCGACAACCGGACGGCGCGCATCATGTCGTGGCTGTCGGCCGACTGCGACGCGAGCAGCGCGTGCTACCAGACGCTGCACGGGGGCTGGGGACTGGCCAGCGGCGGCTGGGGCGGCCTCGGGCTGGGGGAGAGCCGCGAGAAGTGGTCCTACCTGCCCGCGGCCCACAACGACTTCATCTTCGCGATCATCGGTGAGGAGCTGGGACTGATCGGCACGCTGCTCGTCCTCGGACTGTTCGGACTCATGGCCCTGGCTATGGTGCGCGTGATCCGACGCCACCCCGACCCGTTCGTCCGCGTGACGACGGGCGCGATCCTGTGCTGGATCATCGGCCAGGCGCTCGTCAACGTCGCGGTCGTCATCGGCCTCGCGCCCGTCATCGGGCTGCCGCTGCCGCTGGTGTCCGCGGGCGGGTCCGCGCTCATCATGACGATGGCCGCGCTCGGCGTCGTCATCTCGTTCGCGCGGTCCGAGCCGGGTGCCGCCGAGGCGCTCGCGGCCCGCGCCGGGGTCGTGCGCCGCTCGCTCGCGGTCGTGGGGCGGACCCGTGGCTGA
- the pgeF gene encoding peptidoglycan editing factor PgeF, producing the protein MQDSGPGVVVVDLGPGVRAGFTTRTGGTSRAPYGTLNLGAGVGDDPQAVAGNRRRVGAWLGGPVAFGTQVHGRDVAVLHEVDDDPLATVGEVDALVGAQPGVGVGVLVADCVPVLLADAEAGLVAAVHAGRRGLAAGVVQSTVERLVALGARTSRLRAAIGPAIAGASYEVPVELRDEVARLVPECAARTAWGTPALDLPAGVEAVLGRAGVGRVTRVARDTYADPDLFSYRRDGRTGRFAGVVRILA; encoded by the coding sequence GTGCAGGACTCCGGTCCCGGCGTCGTCGTCGTGGACCTCGGCCCGGGGGTCCGGGCCGGGTTCACGACGCGGACGGGCGGCACGAGCCGCGCGCCGTACGGGACGCTCAACCTCGGGGCGGGCGTCGGCGACGACCCGCAGGCCGTGGCCGGCAACCGCCGCCGCGTGGGGGCATGGCTCGGTGGGCCCGTCGCGTTTGGCACGCAGGTGCACGGCCGGGACGTCGCCGTGCTGCACGAGGTCGACGACGACCCGCTCGCGACGGTCGGCGAGGTCGACGCGCTCGTCGGCGCACAGCCGGGCGTCGGGGTCGGCGTGCTGGTCGCCGACTGCGTGCCGGTCCTGCTCGCGGACGCGGAGGCCGGGCTCGTCGCCGCGGTGCACGCGGGTCGCCGCGGGCTGGCGGCCGGCGTCGTGCAGTCGACCGTCGAGCGGCTCGTCGCGCTCGGTGCGCGCACCTCGCGGCTGCGGGCCGCGATCGGCCCCGCGATCGCCGGCGCGTCGTACGAGGTGCCGGTGGAGCTGCGCGACGAGGTCGCCCGGCTCGTGCCCGAGTGTGCGGCGCGGACGGCGTGGGGCACGCCCGCGCTCGACCTCCCGGCGGGCGTCGAGGCCGTCCTGGGCCGCGCGGGGGTGGGGCGCGTGACGCGTGTGGCGCGCGACACGTACGCCGATCCCGACCTCTTCTCCTACCGCCGCGACGGCCGGACGGGGCGGTTCGCCGGGGTCGTCCGGATCCTGGCGTGA